A single genomic interval of Fibrobacter sp. UWB4 harbors:
- a CDS encoding DUF2238 domain-containing protein — protein MNNIAKSHLFLLAFVLLTMLWSVIGVEDTYLTWILEAAPAIVGLLVLVFTYKKFRMPTYLYVVMALHMAVLLVGAHYSYAKVPLGFWMQDWFGFTRNNYDKIGHLMQGVTPALVMIELLRRTTPIKTAGWTVFLSVCVAEAISALYEIIEWLASLSNPTDTEAFLGTQGYIWDTQTDMFMCLIGATISVLICLNAKKLRKSEV, from the coding sequence ATGAATAATATTGCAAAATCTCATTTGTTCTTGCTTGCTTTTGTTCTCCTGACAATGCTTTGGTCTGTTATCGGAGTTGAAGATACTTACCTCACTTGGATTCTTGAAGCGGCTCCTGCGATTGTCGGGCTGTTGGTTCTTGTGTTTACTTACAAAAAGTTCAGGATGCCTACGTATCTTTACGTGGTCATGGCTCTCCATATGGCGGTGCTTTTGGTGGGGGCGCACTATTCGTATGCGAAGGTTCCGCTTGGATTCTGGATGCAGGATTGGTTCGGTTTTACGCGCAATAACTACGATAAAATCGGGCATTTGATGCAGGGCGTGACGCCGGCACTTGTGATGATTGAACTTTTGCGCCGCACAACTCCGATCAAAACGGCGGGCTGGACGGTTTTTTTGTCGGTGTGCGTAGCTGAGGCTATTTCTGCACTTTATGAAATTATCGAGTGGCTGGCATCGCTCAGCAATCCGACGGATACGGAAGCATTCTTGGGAACTCAAGGCTACATTTGGGATACTCAGACGGATATGTTCATGTGCCTTATCGGGGCAACCATTTCTGTTTTGATTTGTTTAAATGCTAAGAAATTGCGCAAATCAGAAGTTTAA
- a CDS encoding tyrosine-protein phosphatase, whose amino-acid sequence MVGFWVKALDKKMVAFGALAIALFFAACGNDDNGFVSVNPIGGESCAAVEKSSSSTDELVSVSTIIVEDTLEIFAFGGVKLDVVADSFLTKFDYGDVVTVMIAGYDTLDVPVVAGYGYVFPGEFFLYVSEGLNYIKLEARYGQMAEIVGLGRDLKFPIDVVVQMKEKGGYVDHLENLKSLSFAYSPESYPDLSIEEFANFRMVRTTGMGEGVLYRSSSPIDPSIYRNAIADSLAALAGVKTFLNLADDKRYAEEYNGFAESYYATQNVVYLTVDPTFANTLFKDGLVKGLRYMIEHDGPYLVHCTYGMDRTGFTIAVLEALMGATADEIKADYATTHKNFYNVVDGKHIGLTEKQVELLQAIIVRLMQNSFKTAGVDISNFENADLAAATEKYLLALGMEQSEIEALKVRLK is encoded by the coding sequence ATGGTTGGATTTTGGGTTAAAGCTTTAGATAAAAAGATGGTGGCGTTTGGTGCGCTTGCCATTGCGTTATTTTTCGCTGCTTGTGGCAACGACGATAACGGTTTTGTTTCGGTGAATCCTATAGGTGGCGAAAGTTGCGCAGCTGTTGAAAAATCGAGTTCTTCTACGGATGAGCTTGTTTCGGTATCAACGATTATTGTAGAAGATACGCTTGAAATTTTTGCATTCGGGGGTGTGAAACTTGACGTTGTTGCAGATTCGTTCCTGACAAAGTTTGATTATGGCGATGTCGTGACTGTGATGATTGCGGGGTACGATACGTTGGATGTTCCTGTAGTTGCGGGTTACGGATATGTTTTCCCCGGTGAATTCTTTTTGTATGTCTCTGAGGGATTGAACTATATCAAGCTTGAGGCTCGTTATGGCCAAATGGCAGAGATTGTTGGTCTCGGTCGCGATTTGAAATTCCCGATAGATGTTGTTGTGCAGATGAAGGAAAAGGGAGGCTATGTAGACCATCTCGAAAATCTGAAGTCGCTTTCGTTTGCGTATTCTCCAGAATCATATCCTGATTTGTCAATTGAAGAGTTTGCGAATTTTAGAATGGTGCGCACAACCGGAATGGGTGAGGGAGTGCTGTATCGTTCGTCAAGCCCGATTGATCCTTCGATTTATCGTAATGCAATTGCTGATTCCTTAGCGGCTCTTGCTGGCGTCAAGACATTTTTGAATCTTGCGGATGATAAGCGATATGCTGAAGAATACAATGGTTTTGCTGAATCTTATTATGCGACGCAGAATGTGGTGTATCTTACGGTTGACCCTACTTTTGCGAATACGCTTTTCAAGGATGGGCTTGTCAAGGGATTGCGCTATATGATAGAGCATGATGGCCCGTATCTGGTGCATTGTACGTATGGTATGGATCGAACTGGGTTTACGATTGCTGTGCTCGAAGCGCTAATGGGTGCGACCGCTGATGAAATCAAGGCGGATTACGCTACGACTCACAAGAATTTTTACAACGTGGTCGATGGCAAGCATATTGGTTTGACGGAAAAACAAGTAGAGCTGCTTCAGGCGATTATTGTCAGACTTATGCAGAATTCGTTCAAAACGGCTGGTGTTGACATCTCTAATTTCGAAAATGCAGATTTGGCGGCCGCAACAGAAAAGTATTTGCTGGCGCTCGGCATGGAACAATCAGAAATCGAAGCGCTGAAAGTTCGGCTGAAATAG
- a CDS encoding ATP-binding protein, producing the protein MARELSFVQSVERSISKTYRERLWTPFITAIKNYKLIEEGDKIAVCISGGKDSMLMAKLIQMLHRHSDVKFDVEYLVMDPGYNEINRQKIESNAKLLEIPITVFETNIFDVANNTERSPCYVCAKMRRGHLYHKAKDLGCNKIALGHHLSDVIETTVMAMFYGSQLQGMMPKLHSLNFGGMELIRPMYCINEQDIINWKNYNGLQFIQCACRFTESCTVCDNGGGGSKRQEIKALIKRLKRENPNIERSIFNSLHSVCIETFPGFKAGGELHSFLEDYENREPQKG; encoded by the coding sequence ATGGCACGAGAACTTTCATTTGTCCAAAGCGTAGAACGGAGCATTTCAAAAACATACCGCGAAAGGCTTTGGACGCCGTTCATTACCGCCATCAAAAACTACAAGCTCATCGAAGAAGGCGACAAAATCGCCGTCTGCATTTCCGGCGGCAAGGATTCCATGCTCATGGCGAAGCTCATCCAGATGCTCCACCGCCATAGCGACGTGAAATTCGACGTGGAATACCTGGTGATGGACCCCGGCTACAACGAAATCAACCGTCAGAAAATCGAAAGCAACGCGAAGCTCTTGGAAATCCCCATCACCGTTTTCGAGACAAACATTTTCGACGTGGCGAACAACACCGAACGTTCCCCCTGCTACGTCTGCGCCAAGATGCGCCGCGGCCACCTCTACCACAAGGCAAAGGACCTGGGCTGCAATAAAATTGCGCTGGGTCACCACCTCTCCGACGTCATCGAGACCACCGTCATGGCGATGTTCTACGGCTCGCAACTGCAAGGCATGATGCCCAAGCTCCACAGCCTGAATTTCGGCGGCATGGAACTCATCCGCCCCATGTATTGCATCAACGAGCAGGACATCATCAACTGGAAAAACTACAACGGGTTGCAATTTATCCAGTGCGCCTGCCGCTTTACCGAAAGCTGCACCGTCTGCGACAACGGCGGTGGCGGCAGCAAACGCCAAGAAATCAAGGCGCTCATCAAGCGCCTCAAACGCGAAAATCCGAACATCGAAAGAAGCATCTTTAACAGCCTGCACTCCGTCTGCATCGAGACTTTCCCCGGATTCAAGGCCGGCGGCGAACTGCATTCATTCCTAGAAGACTACGAAAATCGCGAACCGCAGAAAGGCTAG
- a CDS encoding cysteine desulfurase family protein produces MSYFDYTANTPACEEALQRFCEVERRFIGNANSNHEAGHAAKAFLAQVTDSIAKLLGVNPDEIIYTSGASESNNTAIRGIVQAKRHVGKHIITNPLEHSSVSATLTALQEAGYEIEMAKIGTDGKIDLEDLKSLLRKDTVLVTVNAVDSELGTVQPLESISKIVHEFPNCSLHVDATQAIGKTPINLNLADTASIGAHKFYGLSGSGLLYKKSGIAMEPLIYGGASTTIYRSGTPTLALDASLETALSLAMEHFEERFACVKELRTILQEKLCGYPKVRINSPADAVPHILNLSVAGVRGSVFQKALSDKGIYVSVKSACSVDALPSRAVFAVSRDRKNALNSWRISLSHLTTEKEIDEFMAAFDSCYKEHCE; encoded by the coding sequence ATGTCCTATTTCGACTACACGGCAAACACCCCGGCATGCGAAGAAGCCTTGCAACGATTCTGCGAAGTTGAACGCAGGTTTATCGGCAACGCCAATTCGAATCACGAAGCAGGGCATGCAGCAAAAGCATTTCTCGCCCAAGTGACCGATTCCATCGCGAAACTTTTGGGCGTAAACCCCGACGAAATCATTTACACCTCGGGCGCAAGCGAAAGCAACAACACCGCCATCCGTGGCATCGTCCAGGCCAAGCGCCATGTGGGCAAGCACATCATCACGAACCCGCTGGAACATTCTTCGGTAAGCGCAACGCTCACGGCCCTGCAAGAAGCGGGCTACGAAATCGAGATGGCAAAAATCGGCACCGACGGGAAAATCGACCTGGAAGACTTGAAGAGCCTGCTCCGCAAAGATACGGTGCTTGTGACGGTCAACGCGGTCGATAGCGAACTCGGGACGGTGCAGCCGCTAGAATCCATCAGCAAGATTGTCCACGAATTCCCGAACTGCAGCCTTCACGTGGATGCGACGCAGGCCATCGGGAAAACGCCCATAAACCTGAATTTGGCAGACACGGCAAGCATCGGCGCGCACAAGTTCTACGGGCTTTCGGGCAGCGGGCTTTTGTACAAGAAAAGCGGTATCGCCATGGAACCGCTCATTTACGGCGGAGCAAGCACCACCATTTACCGCAGCGGCACCCCGACACTCGCGTTGGACGCATCCCTTGAAACAGCGCTGTCGCTTGCCATGGAACATTTCGAAGAGCGATTTGCCTGCGTCAAGGAACTGCGAACGATTTTGCAAGAAAAACTCTGCGGCTATCCGAAAGTCCGCATCAATTCGCCCGCAGACGCAGTCCCGCACATCTTGAACCTGAGTGTCGCAGGGGTTCGCGGAAGCGTTTTCCAAAAAGCGCTTTCGGACAAGGGGATTTACGTATCGGTCAAATCCGCCTGCAGCGTAGATGCGCTCCCCTCCCGCGCCGTTTTTGCCGTCAGCCGCGACCGCAAAAACGCCTTGAACTCCTGGCGCATAAGCCTTTCGCACCTCACCACCGAAAAAGAAATCGACGAATTCATGGCCGCATTCGACAGCTGCTACAAGGAACATTGCGAGTAA
- a CDS encoding HAD family hydrolase, producing MTPLDEIKALIAQKELFIFDLDGTLFNTLGDLAPAVNYAMTQFSLHTHSNDDVRTFIGNGSMNLIRRAVAANFIPVVSTRDMEKVSETLSRENYIEEKIKEIHKVYSEYYWEHCTENTEPYEGVIEFVQRIADENRDGNRAVFNRDENHAGTRCAAMLTNKPVAPAQKILKKFGLENSFATYLCGDTTPERKPSPAGIYEILRQTGIAPEKAIMIGDDTPDVLAAKNAGIDCITLFEGFGKAENLLPLEPRYIASHIKDFAEFI from the coding sequence ATGACTCCACTCGACGAAATCAAGGCTCTCATCGCGCAAAAAGAACTGTTCATTTTCGACCTGGACGGTACGCTCTTCAATACACTTGGCGATTTGGCACCCGCAGTGAATTACGCGATGACGCAATTCAGCCTACACACGCATAGCAACGATGACGTGCGCACATTCATCGGAAACGGTTCCATGAACTTGATCCGCCGAGCTGTCGCTGCCAATTTCATTCCCGTCGTAAGCACCCGCGACATGGAAAAAGTCTCCGAAACGCTCTCCCGAGAAAACTACATCGAAGAGAAGATCAAGGAAATCCATAAAGTTTATTCTGAATACTACTGGGAACACTGCACCGAAAACACGGAACCGTACGAAGGCGTTATAGAGTTCGTGCAACGAATCGCCGATGAAAACCGTGATGGGAACCGCGCGGTCTTCAATCGTGACGAGAACCACGCCGGGACGAGATGCGCGGCAATGCTCACAAACAAGCCGGTCGCCCCCGCGCAAAAGATTCTCAAAAAATTCGGTCTCGAAAATTCTTTCGCCACATACCTCTGCGGCGACACCACACCCGAACGCAAGCCAAGCCCCGCCGGCATTTACGAGATTCTCCGCCAGACAGGAATCGCCCCCGAAAAAGCAATTATGATTGGCGACGACACACCCGACGTTCTAGCAGCAAAGAACGCAGGCATTGACTGCATCACGCTTTTTGAAGGCTTCGGCAAAGCCGAGAACTTGCTCCCGCTAGAACCGCGCTACATCGCAAGCCACATCAAGGACTTCGCCGAGTTCATTTAA
- a CDS encoding glycosyltransferase produces the protein MFTIVDFNNFWSPSGGGVRRYHLQKMAFYERQSDVRSVFVMPSASTYTETRSEGLIIEHVEAFRFPGNWEYRFMWKSHQIRPILEKYKPDVIEVGSPYILPSVVRHIAKKIVPNAALFSFWHADFPVTYVGRPIAKKLGAGAGTFFRKLAFWYANQEFSGFDCVQASSKEAMARLKKNGLPDPRWIPLGCDIDTFSPSRRDEALVNELKDGDPNRLTIFFPHRHCNEKGIDLVLGAYDILAQKLGHEPAIVFAGTGPSLPLVQEAAAKYKHVSYIGFVNSIDEMARYYASVDMGLALSGWETFGLSILESMASGNALVGAAAGAAFEHVTTSGAGTILKERTPEALADAIVELYHSDLTEKKIKARKYAEKFSWNDCFKRQLALYKEIANKKSERS, from the coding sequence ATGTTTACCATTGTCGATTTCAATAATTTCTGGAGTCCGTCGGGAGGCGGAGTCCGCCGTTACCACCTGCAAAAAATGGCGTTTTACGAACGCCAAAGCGATGTGCGTTCCGTTTTCGTGATGCCTTCTGCAAGTACCTACACCGAAACCAGAAGTGAAGGGTTAATCATCGAACACGTAGAGGCATTCCGATTTCCGGGCAACTGGGAATACCGCTTTATGTGGAAATCCCACCAGATTCGCCCGATTCTCGAAAAGTACAAGCCAGACGTGATTGAAGTGGGATCGCCCTATATTTTGCCTTCAGTCGTTCGCCATATTGCAAAGAAAATCGTGCCGAACGCGGCTTTGTTCAGTTTTTGGCATGCCGATTTCCCAGTGACTTATGTCGGGCGCCCGATAGCCAAAAAGCTTGGCGCTGGCGCTGGCACGTTCTTCCGCAAGCTCGCGTTTTGGTACGCCAACCAGGAATTCAGCGGATTTGATTGCGTACAGGCATCTTCAAAAGAAGCAATGGCGCGCCTCAAAAAGAACGGCCTCCCCGACCCGCGCTGGATCCCGCTCGGTTGCGACATCGACACATTCTCACCAAGCCGCCGCGACGAAGCGCTCGTGAACGAACTCAAGGACGGCGACCCGAACCGTCTCACGATATTCTTCCCGCACAGGCATTGCAACGAAAAAGGCATTGACCTCGTTCTTGGCGCTTACGACATTTTAGCGCAAAAGCTCGGGCACGAACCCGCCATTGTCTTTGCAGGCACAGGCCCAAGCCTCCCGCTCGTGCAAGAAGCCGCCGCCAAATACAAGCACGTAAGCTATATCGGCTTTGTCAATTCCATCGACGAGATGGCCCGCTATTACGCAAGCGTCGATATGGGACTTGCACTTTCTGGCTGGGAAACCTTTGGGCTTTCGATTCTGGAAAGCATGGCAAGCGGAAACGCCCTTGTCGGAGCCGCCGCCGGAGCCGCATTCGAGCACGTCACCACCTCTGGCGCAGGTACAATCCTCAAGGAACGTACCCCCGAAGCCTTGGCGGACGCCATCGTCGAACTCTACCATTCCGACCTCACCGAGAAAAAAATCAAAGCCCGCAAGTACGCCGAAAAATTCAGCTGGAACGATTGTTTCAAGCGCCAGCTCGCGCTGTACAAAGAAATCGCCAATAAAAAAAGCGAACGATCATAA
- a CDS encoding CHC2 zinc finger domain-containing protein, which produces MLIDQEHADYMRTKAHPRQLGIPLSRWGRNLIACCPFHAPEETSLFFYDALGYWRYRCLQCGAEGDLVDFLMKSRFNGMDEQTARTEAFEFLGTLDKDLANNQDSEHPWVKEVGGEKSKVLECFVRYCHWAACKSPSSAKFLEARGWSIGQAQLYGLGYYSGDPEPFISYCMLSGIERHQISFYLDNLEAYHEPRITIPARNSKGFIHSVYGRLIDDNEKSHTYITYASGPTVIPFNIQPDSENPIIVQGFFDALTADLAGIPGVVSTMYQELNVNHLYKLKACGAEAFTVILRREEDRRNQELKIQKYLKLAEQMHMSLKSIVLPKDETVDTFVRKNGADKLLDLISKTEVDTIHSHRRSMLLQDIKENFDTAMACPPDQSVGYKLSTFPKLTQEIDGVQSGCFFVSSHPFGLKTFLLSSLTLDLIESNPNLKVIYVAYETPRRQIFDRLVSMLIGQSILTVRKQNTDNEINKKILDATRDLMGYVRNNRLEIWDDMPSLDFSDLLKTLSQELKDHPDLILVIDGIDHMKITDRPELPDIHEKRSSIMLDLYKALDIPIFLGGELIDSNMGLLGPRAYLRDSDAIYWLTEKDGVLNLSVDSRRLGSSRIYENKISMDPQSSRMKEA; this is translated from the coding sequence ATGCTAATTGACCAGGAACACGCTGACTACATGAGAACAAAAGCCCACCCGAGGCAGCTGGGGATTCCTCTGAGCCGCTGGGGCCGTAACCTTATTGCCTGCTGCCCGTTCCACGCTCCAGAAGAGACATCGCTGTTTTTCTACGATGCTCTAGGCTACTGGCGGTACCGCTGCCTTCAATGCGGCGCCGAAGGCGATCTGGTCGACTTTCTCATGAAAAGCCGCTTTAATGGCATGGACGAACAGACCGCGCGTACTGAAGCCTTTGAATTCCTGGGCACACTCGACAAGGATCTGGCAAACAACCAGGATAGCGAACACCCCTGGGTCAAGGAAGTCGGCGGCGAAAAGTCCAAGGTGCTCGAATGCTTTGTGCGTTACTGCCACTGGGCCGCCTGCAAAAGCCCGTCCTCGGCAAAGTTCCTCGAAGCCCGCGGCTGGAGCATTGGACAAGCCCAACTTTACGGTCTCGGCTATTACAGTGGCGACCCCGAACCGTTTATCAGCTACTGCATGCTCTCCGGCATCGAACGCCACCAGATCAGTTTTTACCTTGACAACCTCGAAGCGTACCACGAACCGCGAATTACAATTCCGGCCCGCAATTCCAAGGGATTTATCCATTCCGTCTACGGAAGACTCATCGACGATAACGAAAAGAGCCACACATATATCACTTACGCTTCGGGACCGACCGTCATTCCGTTCAACATCCAGCCCGACAGCGAAAACCCAATTATCGTGCAAGGGTTCTTCGATGCGCTCACCGCAGACCTCGCCGGCATCCCGGGCGTTGTCTCCACAATGTACCAGGAACTAAACGTCAATCACCTCTACAAGCTCAAAGCCTGTGGCGCCGAAGCATTTACCGTCATACTTCGCCGCGAAGAGGATCGACGAAACCAGGAACTTAAAATTCAAAAGTACCTGAAGCTTGCCGAACAAATGCACATGAGCCTCAAGTCCATTGTGCTCCCGAAGGACGAAACTGTCGATACTTTTGTACGCAAGAACGGCGCCGACAAGCTTCTCGACCTCATTTCAAAAACCGAAGTCGATACAATACACTCGCACCGTCGTTCCATGCTGTTGCAGGACATCAAGGAAAACTTCGATACAGCGATGGCATGCCCGCCAGACCAAAGCGTAGGCTATAAGCTCAGTACGTTCCCAAAGCTTACCCAAGAAATTGATGGGGTGCAGTCGGGATGCTTCTTTGTTTCGTCGCATCCGTTTGGCCTCAAGACGTTCCTGCTTTCAAGCCTTACGCTAGACCTCATCGAAAGCAACCCGAACCTCAAGGTCATTTACGTTGCCTACGAAACACCTCGCCGCCAAATTTTTGACCGTCTTGTTTCCATGCTCATCGGGCAGTCCATTCTGACCGTCCGCAAGCAAAATACAGACAACGAAATCAACAAAAAGATTTTAGATGCGACTCGCGACCTGATGGGCTATGTGCGCAACAACCGTCTCGAAATCTGGGACGACATGCCTTCGCTCGATTTTAGCGACTTGCTCAAGACTCTTAGCCAGGAACTCAAGGACCATCCGGACTTGATTCTCGTAATTGACGGCATCGACCACATGAAGATTACCGACCGCCCGGAACTCCCGGACATCCACGAGAAGCGTTCGTCCATCATGCTCGATCTGTACAAAGCGCTCGACATTCCAATTTTCCTCGGTGGAGAGCTCATCGATTCCAATATGGGACTCCTCGGCCCGCGTGCGTACCTTCGCGATTCCGACGCCATTTACTGGCTTACCGAAAAGGATGGCGTTCTGAACCTTTCCGTCGATTCCAGGCGTTTAGGCTCAAGCCGCATTTACGAAAATAAAATTTCGATGGACCCTCAATCAAGCCGCATGAAAGAAGCTTAA
- the ruvC gene encoding crossover junction endodeoxyribonuclease RuvC: MVILGIDPGSITTGYAFLKKTGNQIQVLEYGTFHANATKNLEDRLVHIVTELEKRLDHYHPDALAMEGVFFAKNVKSALVLGHIRGAILVACHRRGMTYEEYPPKVVKQAVTGNGAASKEHVANMIFAHLGIAGGDLPLDASDALAIAWTHANPAPLAQSLLGKKSKPKKKTTVQQWKDLIEKMGGTIL, translated from the coding sequence ATGGTTATTCTTGGTATTGACCCGGGTTCGATTACGACCGGATATGCGTTCTTGAAAAAGACTGGCAACCAGATTCAGGTGCTGGAATATGGCACGTTCCATGCGAATGCGACTAAAAATCTCGAAGACAGGCTTGTGCATATCGTGACGGAACTCGAAAAGCGCCTGGACCATTACCACCCGGATGCACTTGCTATGGAAGGCGTGTTCTTTGCGAAGAACGTGAAAAGTGCCTTGGTGCTCGGGCATATCCGCGGGGCGATTCTTGTGGCGTGCCACCGTCGCGGAATGACGTACGAGGAATACCCGCCGAAAGTCGTGAAGCAGGCCGTGACAGGCAATGGTGCTGCTTCGAAGGAACATGTCGCTAACATGATTTTTGCGCATTTGGGAATCGCAGGTGGGGATCTCCCGCTCGATGCTTCGGATGCGCTTGCGATTGCATGGACGCATGCAAACCCGGCGCCCTTGGCGCAGTCGCTATTGGGTAAAAAGTCGAAGCCCAAGAAGAAAACGACGGTGCAACAGTGGAAAGACTTGATTGAAAAGATGGGAGGGACGATTCTATGA
- a CDS encoding M15 family metallopeptidase yields the protein MKDLSSQDLLPYGLGTPDLVEFQPGYFVDREIVDDLQALSNEAKANGFELRVESAYRSFEKQLSIWNRKARGELKLLNENGEPMERPKDEEELMYAILTWSALPGASRHHLGTDIDVVDGAACPEGYEVELTPAECSGMFAKFHAFLTSRMESGSSFGFSRVFIPGRGKIKPEGWHIAHLPTSRKRLDRFSLDTLRSIYERSDMECKRVVLARLPKLAEDYIYPYFV from the coding sequence ATGAAGGACTTGTCGTCTCAAGATTTGTTGCCCTACGGCCTTGGAACGCCGGACTTGGTGGAATTCCAGCCGGGATACTTTGTAGACCGTGAAATTGTAGACGATTTGCAAGCTTTATCAAACGAAGCCAAGGCGAATGGTTTTGAACTGCGCGTTGAATCGGCGTACCGCTCGTTTGAAAAGCAGCTCTCGATTTGGAACCGCAAGGCGCGCGGCGAACTGAAACTCTTGAATGAAAATGGCGAGCCGATGGAACGCCCGAAAGATGAAGAAGAGCTAATGTATGCGATTCTCACATGGTCGGCATTGCCGGGAGCGAGCCGTCACCATCTGGGGACGGACATCGACGTGGTCGATGGAGCTGCGTGCCCGGAGGGCTACGAAGTTGAGCTTACGCCTGCGGAGTGCAGTGGCATGTTCGCGAAGTTCCATGCGTTCTTGACATCCCGGATGGAGTCTGGCTCGTCATTTGGCTTTAGCCGTGTGTTTATTCCTGGACGCGGGAAAATCAAGCCTGAAGGCTGGCACATTGCGCACTTGCCGACATCGCGTAAGCGCTTGGATCGTTTCTCGCTAGACACGTTGCGGAGCATCTATGAACGCTCGGACATGGAATGCAAACGCGTCGTGCTTGCCCGCTTGCCCAAACTCGCGGAGGATTATATCTATCCTTACTTTGTATGA
- the mpaA gene encoding murein tripeptide amidase MpaA translates to MFLSPDSRGIVRLPSLEYGRSVLGAPLLYYPCKSECKLLVMAGIHGEEPETTFLLSRVLRAFDEPFDSIAFVLCVNPDGVALGTRGNANGVDLNRNFKTQNFSTEKVGSRSILEAPRDTLLSPGSFAGSEPETQALVALIEKLKPASVLAMHAPMGCVDAPQKTSLVEGVMDTFNLPWLPDIGYKTPGSFGTWCGERGLECVTLELPRMSLEQLFDRYGRAFAEWLEVAESC, encoded by the coding sequence ATGTTTCTATCTCCAGATTCTCGCGGTATTGTCCGCTTGCCTTCTCTTGAATATGGACGCTCTGTGCTGGGCGCCCCGTTGCTGTACTACCCGTGCAAGAGCGAATGCAAGTTGCTTGTAATGGCGGGAATCCATGGCGAAGAGCCTGAGACGACGTTTCTCCTGAGTCGTGTGCTCCGAGCTTTTGACGAACCTTTTGATTCCATTGCTTTTGTCCTGTGTGTCAATCCGGACGGAGTCGCTCTTGGAACGCGCGGAAACGCCAATGGCGTAGACTTGAACCGCAATTTCAAGACGCAGAACTTCTCGACGGAAAAGGTGGGGTCACGCTCGATTCTCGAAGCGCCTCGTGATACGCTTTTGTCTCCGGGATCATTTGCAGGGAGCGAACCGGAAACGCAAGCGCTTGTCGCGTTAATCGAAAAGCTGAAGCCCGCGAGCGTACTTGCGATGCATGCCCCGATGGGCTGTGTCGATGCCCCGCAAAAAACATCGCTTGTCGAAGGCGTGATGGATACGTTTAATTTGCCATGGCTGCCGGACATTGGGTACAAGACGCCGGGAAGCTTCGGGACGTGGTGCGGGGAACGCGGCCTCGAATGCGTGACTCTTGAACTCCCGCGCATGTCGCTAGAACAATTGTTTGACCGCTACGGCCGCGCGTTCGCGGAATGGCTGGAGGTCGCGGAGTCTTGCTAG
- a CDS encoding phosphatidylcholine/phosphatidylserine synthase: MGKLRFILPNTFTSLNFLLGVFSICWTTGAFGSFSAADPIRMGAYFVILSALFDKLDGFAARLVNASSEFGAQFDSLADLIAFGLAPAFGFFFAYKTYAPEWFQNHGLLMVIALAIYVLCAAMRLAKYNACDCDTYHHHFSGLPSTFAGMVNATLIVFLKSKGTFDDPSTFIFWLPIIVFVITGFLMVSPLFLPKLQPRKNKPFNIFQIVLILLTYVAGLLFYNEKVPYILEYLLILGTSYMVIGFGVGIIYRKQIIEEAKAGKK, translated from the coding sequence GTGGGAAAATTACGTTTTATTTTGCCAAATACTTTCACAAGTCTAAACTTTTTGTTGGGTGTTTTTTCCATATGCTGGACAACCGGCGCATTCGGTTCGTTTAGTGCCGCAGACCCGATCCGCATGGGTGCCTACTTCGTCATCCTGAGTGCCCTTTTTGATAAGCTCGACGGCTTTGCCGCCCGCCTCGTGAACGCCAGTTCTGAATTCGGCGCCCAGTTCGACAGCCTCGCCGACTTGATCGCCTTCGGATTAGCTCCGGCTTTCGGCTTTTTCTTCGCTTACAAGACTTACGCGCCGGAATGGTTCCAGAACCACGGCTTGCTGATGGTTATCGCACTCGCGATTTATGTACTTTGCGCCGCCATGCGCCTTGCCAAGTACAACGCCTGCGACTGCGACACCTACCACCACCACTTCTCCGGACTTCCTTCCACTTTCGCCGGCATGGTGAACGCGACCCTCATCGTATTCCTCAAAAGCAAAGGCACTTTTGACGATCCGAGCACATTCATCTTCTGGCTCCCGATTATCGTATTTGTCATCACAGGATTCCTGATGGTAAGCCCGCTGTTCCTCCCGAAGCTCCAGCCGCGCAAGAACAAGCCTTTCAACATTTTCCAGATTGTGCTGATTTTGCTTACCTACGTTGCCGGTCTCCTTTTCTACAACGAAAAAGTGCCGTACATTCTCGAATACCTGCTCATCCTCGGTACAAGCTACATGGTGATCGGCTTCGGTGTGGGCATCATCTACCGCAAACAGATTATCGAAGAAGCTAAAGCGGGTAAGAAGTAG